In one window of Paraflavitalea soli DNA:
- a CDS encoding glycoside hydrolase family 2 TIM barrel-domain containing protein produces the protein MKITLARTLFLAGICLFSASAFSQQANNDWENPGLLDVNKEKPHASFMVFDNAGDVVTDDYSRSRSYQSLNGNWKFTYTDRYADRIMDFYKEGLDTRQWADIAVPSNWELKGFGVPIYTNITYPHPKNPPFIGADNPVGTYRKEFDIPTHWDGQEVLLHFGSITGCAFIYVNGQKVGMTKAAKTPAEFDVTQYLRKGRNLLAVQIFRWHDGSYLEDQDFWRLSGIERDVYLYALPKQTIWDFFLQPDLDGQYKNGLFKAGVTLRNFQPAACSKGTITVSLLDAAGKQVWKQEQKYVAATDSFQTIQLQGKINNVLKWSGEYPNLYQCVIALKNEAGTNLYTGAKIGFRKVEIKNAQLMVNGVPLMVRGVNRHEHDDVNGHVPLKEVMLQDIRLMKELNINAVRCSHYPNDPLWYKLCDQYGIYLVDEANIETHGMGAEWQSWFDKKKHPAYLPEWAPAHMDREIRMVERDKNHPSIILWSLGNECGNGPVFHDAYNWIKQRDPSRPIQFEQAGEDWNTDIVCPMYPSINNMKRYAADSSKKRPYIMCEYAHAMGNSNGNFRAYWDIMATSPRMQGGFIWDWVDQGLKTTDGNGKTYWAYGGDLGSFYWQNDENGVADGILSSDRRPDPGAYEVKKVYQPIEFAAADIATGKLKVRNLFGFTNLDQYDFKWELLADGRKIRESAFTLALAPGEQKEITLPAQLWKAEGELSLVVSATAKNVVGLLPAGHIVATEQFLIGGNFFASIPKAGGNLQIKRSDSKLEFVSGDVSGEIDLKQGTVRNYRTKTGSQLDRFPEPYFWRAPTDNDFGNDMPSRLGIWRAAHQNRKVQRVTVGEQTSDGIAVKVAYELTSIAVPYTIEYFIQNDGSIRLTASMDMTGRELPELPRFGMRVRLDGRLDSLQYYGRGPWENYSDRKESAFLGVYQDNVRNQYYNGYIRPQESGYKTDVRWLALTNVQGKGLFIQGLQPICFSALNHSTEDLDPGLTKKQQHPTDLPPTRGVFLQIDLNQRGVGGDDSWGALPHEQYRLLDKKYSYSYIIRLIL, from the coding sequence ATGAAAATTACTTTGGCCAGAACGCTTTTCCTGGCAGGCATTTGCCTTTTTTCAGCGAGCGCTTTTTCGCAGCAGGCAAACAATGATTGGGAGAATCCCGGACTGTTGGATGTAAACAAAGAGAAGCCGCATGCGAGCTTCATGGTATTTGACAATGCGGGGGATGTAGTAACAGATGATTATAGCCGTTCCCGTTCGTATCAATCACTGAATGGCAACTGGAAGTTTACCTATACAGACCGGTATGCGGACCGCATTATGGATTTTTATAAGGAAGGACTTGATACACGGCAGTGGGCGGATATCGCTGTGCCTTCCAATTGGGAACTGAAAGGATTTGGTGTTCCTATCTATACGAATATCACGTACCCGCATCCTAAGAACCCTCCTTTTATTGGGGCTGATAACCCGGTGGGTACTTACCGCAAAGAGTTTGACATACCAACGCACTGGGATGGGCAGGAAGTGCTATTGCACTTCGGTTCAATAACTGGCTGTGCCTTCATCTATGTGAACGGTCAAAAAGTGGGTATGACGAAAGCGGCCAAAACACCTGCGGAATTCGATGTCACGCAATACCTGCGCAAGGGCAGGAACTTGCTGGCAGTGCAGATCTTCCGCTGGCATGACGGCAGCTACCTGGAGGACCAGGACTTTTGGCGCCTCAGTGGTATTGAGCGGGATGTGTATTTATATGCGCTGCCCAAACAAACGATCTGGGATTTCTTTTTGCAGCCTGACCTGGATGGGCAATATAAAAATGGCCTGTTCAAAGCGGGGGTAACACTCAGGAATTTTCAACCTGCAGCGTGCAGCAAAGGAACGATCACGGTGAGCCTGCTGGATGCTGCCGGCAAACAGGTATGGAAGCAGGAACAAAAATATGTGGCTGCCACGGATAGTTTCCAAACGATCCAGTTGCAGGGAAAGATCAACAATGTACTGAAATGGAGTGGAGAATACCCTAACCTGTACCAGTGTGTGATAGCGCTGAAAAATGAGGCGGGTACCAATCTGTACACGGGCGCTAAGATCGGTTTCCGTAAGGTAGAGATCAAAAATGCGCAGCTGATGGTGAATGGCGTGCCGCTGATGGTACGGGGTGTGAACCGGCATGAGCATGATGATGTGAACGGGCATGTGCCATTGAAGGAAGTAATGCTGCAAGACATAAGGCTGATGAAGGAATTAAATATTAATGCGGTGCGGTGTTCACATTATCCCAATGATCCCTTGTGGTATAAGCTCTGCGATCAATATGGCATTTACCTGGTGGATGAGGCCAATATTGAAACGCATGGTATGGGGGCTGAATGGCAGTCGTGGTTTGACAAGAAAAAACATCCTGCCTACCTGCCTGAATGGGCGCCTGCGCATATGGATCGTGAAATAAGAATGGTGGAGCGGGATAAGAACCATCCTTCGATTATCCTTTGGTCGCTAGGCAATGAATGTGGCAATGGTCCGGTATTTCATGATGCCTATAATTGGATCAAGCAGCGGGACCCCTCGCGGCCGATACAGTTTGAGCAGGCGGGGGAAGACTGGAACACGGATATTGTGTGCCCTATGTATCCTTCGATCAATAACATGAAACGGTATGCTGCGGATAGTTCGAAGAAAAGACCTTATATCATGTGTGAATATGCACACGCGATGGGCAATAGCAATGGTAATTTCCGGGCGTACTGGGATATCATGGCTACGTCTCCACGTATGCAGGGTGGTTTTATCTGGGATTGGGTAGACCAGGGGCTTAAAACAACAGATGGCAATGGGAAAACCTATTGGGCGTATGGTGGTGACCTGGGCAGTTTCTATTGGCAGAACGATGAGAACGGTGTGGCGGATGGTATATTAAGTTCTGACCGCAGACCGGACCCAGGCGCTTATGAAGTGAAGAAGGTGTACCAGCCGATCGAATTTGCGGCAGCAGATATTGCTACCGGTAAACTGAAGGTGCGGAACCTTTTTGGTTTTACCAATCTTGATCAATATGACTTCAAATGGGAATTGCTTGCTGATGGCAGGAAGATAAGGGAATCGGCTTTCACACTGGCGCTGGCGCCTGGCGAACAAAAGGAGATCACCTTACCTGCGCAGTTGTGGAAAGCGGAGGGTGAATTATCGCTGGTTGTATCGGCCACTGCAAAAAATGTTGTGGGCTTGTTGCCGGCGGGCCATATCGTTGCCACAGAACAGTTTTTAATAGGGGGTAATTTTTTTGCCAGCATCCCCAAAGCGGGCGGCAACCTGCAGATCAAGCGGTCGGATAGTAAACTTGAATTTGTGTCTGGTGATGTATCGGGTGAGATAGACCTGAAGCAGGGAACTGTGCGGAACTATCGTACGAAAACGGGTTCGCAACTGGATCGTTTTCCGGAGCCTTATTTCTGGAGAGCGCCTACGGATAATGATTTTGGCAATGATATGCCTTCAAGATTGGGCATCTGGCGGGCGGCGCATCAAAACAGGAAGGTGCAGCGTGTAACGGTTGGCGAACAAACCAGTGATGGTATTGCGGTGAAGGTGGCGTATGAACTAACCTCGATAGCTGTGCCTTATACGATCGAATACTTTATACAGAATGACGGCAGCATCCGCCTGACGGCTTCGATGGATATGACGGGACGGGAATTGCCGGAGTTACCAAGGTTTGGTATGCGTGTGCGACTGGATGGGCGACTGGACAGTTTACAATATTATGGTCGTGGTCCCTGGGAAAATTATAGTGACCGGAAAGAATCAGCTTTTCTAGGGGTGTACCAGGACAATGTGCGCAATCAGTATTATAACGGCTATATCCGTCCGCAGGAAAGTGGTTACAAAACGGATGTGCGGTGGCTGGCGCTGACGAATGTGCAGGGGAAGGGACTGTTTATTCAAGGGCTGCAGCCTATTTGCTTCAGTGCGCTCAACCACAGCACGGAAGACCTCGATCCGGGTCTTACGAAGAAGCAACAGCACCCTACTGATCTACCGCCCACACGTGGCGTGTTCTTGCAGATCGACCTCAATCAAAGAGGGGTAGGGGGCGATGATAGCTGGGGCGCGTTGCCGCATGAACAATACCGGTTATTGGATAAGAAATATTCCTACAGTTATATTATCCGGTTAATACTCTAA
- a CDS encoding SusC/RagA family TonB-linked outer membrane protein, translating to MKKAASLAILFFVLCATGLAQNITVRGHVRSGTDSTVITMASVVVKGASKGTTTNAEGLFTISAAPNAVLVFSSLGFVQQEIALNGRSTIDLYLQQSEGTQLNEVVVTTALGIKKRQQALGYSVQEVSGETMAKVKSATAVGALTGKVAGLNVLNTTDLFQNPGISLRGRTPLIVIDGIPDPNADPYKLNADDIESISVLKGTAAGALYGALGVNGAILYTTKKGKKGKLNVEVNSSTMFQTGYTKVPKVQTQYGNGDAGKYAYVNGSGNGTEGGGWIWGPKLDQRDPTTPSGFYETTQYNSPVDPNTGKLVPLPWVSRGRDNIKNYFRTGILSTNSVSASIGTDKGSFRVSASHINQKGVVPNTGVNNSSFSIGGNYMLTSKLSVDAKLTFNKEYSNNYPTVGYGPPNILYNLLLWIGPDIDIRDLKKYWLPGKEGLQQRNYNLSWYNNPYFVANELLNGYKRDNNFGQVSFDYQFNKDFSAKLRTGFNQFATFKDVKEPYSYIAYDYISKGNYATTQANYFDLTTDLILNYKHEFSDKFNLSVTAGGANTYRNEKSVYASTDGLTIPGFYNLTNSINPAVTSNYLRERRTASAYGMVDIETLGFLYLNFTGRYDKTSTLPVKNNGYFYPSAGVSAVLSDVLKMPSAVSFLKLRASWAKVNTGFIGDGGDPYAHITTYSIGNKWNNVPSLAWPTTAISPDLVPATVQSGEYGIVASFLKNRISVDATFFRNRDYNNFVNVPQSQSSGITSVLKNANEYIRRGWEFVVSGVPVKNKRFRWETAINFSSVHRWLKDATDSPDGYIGNIKEGDRTDRIFISAARTPDGQAIYNSNGMQATSPYAQYFGNDDPDWIYGWQNTFSYKNLSLTFSVDGRLGGLIYSTTNQKMWWGGTAPGTVTQYRDDANAGKNTYVGPGVVVESGTVQYDSHGNITSDTRKFAPNTTPVNYISFMQTTSGQMLNNYFYYSGTYLKMREVVLTYNLPAKITRGIFSAASVSFIGNNLFLLAKLPNVDPDAESDNLQTPSMRSMGVNINLKF from the coding sequence ATGAAAAAAGCTGCTTCACTTGCGATCCTTTTTTTCGTGCTTTGTGCTACTGGTCTTGCCCAGAATATTACGGTAAGAGGCCATGTCAGGTCGGGCACAGACAGCACCGTTATTACCATGGCGTCTGTCGTTGTGAAAGGCGCCTCAAAAGGTACCACCACCAATGCGGAAGGCTTATTCACGATCTCTGCAGCACCCAATGCCGTGCTGGTCTTTTCTTCCCTTGGATTTGTTCAGCAGGAGATTGCCCTCAACGGCCGGTCAACGATTGATCTCTACCTGCAGCAATCAGAAGGCACCCAATTGAATGAGGTAGTGGTTACTACCGCGCTGGGTATCAAAAAACGCCAACAGGCATTGGGCTACTCCGTGCAGGAAGTGAGCGGCGAAACAATGGCCAAAGTAAAGTCGGCCACCGCAGTAGGCGCCCTCACCGGCAAAGTGGCAGGCCTGAATGTACTGAACACCACCGACCTCTTTCAAAATCCCGGTATCTCCCTGCGTGGCAGAACACCATTGATCGTTATTGACGGCATTCCCGATCCCAATGCAGACCCCTATAAGCTCAATGCCGATGATATTGAAAGCATCAGCGTATTGAAGGGCACCGCCGCCGGTGCCTTGTATGGAGCCCTGGGTGTTAACGGCGCCATATTATATACCACCAAAAAAGGGAAAAAAGGAAAACTGAATGTGGAAGTCAATTCTTCTACCATGTTCCAAACCGGCTACACCAAAGTGCCCAAGGTGCAAACCCAATATGGAAATGGCGATGCCGGCAAGTATGCCTACGTAAACGGCTCCGGCAATGGTACCGAAGGCGGTGGCTGGATATGGGGACCCAAACTCGACCAGCGCGATCCGACCACGCCAAGTGGCTTTTATGAGACCACCCAATACAACAGCCCTGTAGATCCCAATACGGGTAAACTGGTTCCTTTGCCCTGGGTGTCCAGGGGTCGGGATAATATCAAAAACTATTTCCGCACCGGTATCCTGTCTACCAATAGCGTGTCCGCATCCATAGGAACCGACAAAGGTTCTTTCCGCGTATCCGCTTCCCATATTAACCAAAAGGGAGTAGTGCCCAATACAGGCGTAAATAACTCCTCGTTCTCCATAGGTGGTAATTATATGCTCACATCAAAACTGAGTGTAGATGCCAAACTTACCTTCAACAAAGAGTACAGCAACAACTACCCCACTGTTGGTTATGGTCCGCCCAATATCCTGTACAACCTGTTACTGTGGATCGGCCCCGACATCGATATCCGCGACCTGAAGAAATACTGGCTGCCCGGCAAGGAAGGTTTACAACAGCGCAATTATAATTTGTCGTGGTACAACAACCCTTACTTTGTAGCCAATGAACTGCTCAACGGATACAAGCGCGATAACAATTTCGGCCAGGTGTCCTTTGATTACCAGTTCAACAAAGACTTCTCTGCCAAACTGCGTACCGGCTTCAACCAGTTTGCCACCTTCAAGGATGTGAAGGAACCCTATAGTTATATAGCCTATGACTATATTTCAAAAGGCAATTATGCCACCACCCAGGCCAATTATTTTGATCTGACCACCGACCTGATCTTGAATTACAAACACGAGTTTAGCGACAAGTTCAACCTGTCTGTCACAGCAGGCGGCGCCAATACCTACAGGAATGAAAAATCGGTGTATGCTTCTACCGACGGACTTACCATTCCGGGCTTCTACAACCTCACCAATTCCATTAACCCCGCTGTGACCTCCAACTACCTTCGGGAACGCAGAACAGCCAGCGCTTATGGTATGGTGGACATCGAGACCCTCGGTTTCCTGTACCTGAATTTTACCGGCCGCTACGACAAGACCTCCACGCTGCCCGTAAAGAACAATGGTTACTTCTATCCCTCCGCAGGTGTATCCGCTGTGTTATCCGATGTACTGAAAATGCCATCAGCAGTTTCCTTCCTCAAACTGCGCGCTTCCTGGGCTAAGGTGAATACTGGTTTCATTGGTGATGGAGGCGATCCGTATGCACATATTACTACCTATTCAATTGGCAACAAATGGAACAATGTGCCTTCCCTCGCATGGCCCACCACCGCTATATCACCCGACCTGGTGCCTGCTACTGTACAATCCGGTGAATACGGTATCGTAGCTTCTTTCCTCAAGAACCGCATCAGTGTGGACGCTACCTTTTTCCGGAACCGCGATTATAACAACTTTGTAAACGTACCTCAATCACAAAGCAGCGGCATCACCTCTGTCTTAAAGAATGCCAATGAGTATATCCGCCGTGGATGGGAATTTGTAGTAAGCGGCGTACCCGTGAAAAACAAACGTTTCAGGTGGGAAACAGCCATCAACTTCAGCAGCGTGCACCGCTGGTTGAAAGATGCAACCGACAGCCCCGATGGTTATATTGGTAATATCAAGGAAGGCGACCGTACAGACAGGATATTTATATCCGCCGCCCGTACACCCGATGGCCAGGCTATTTATAACTCCAATGGTATGCAGGCCACTTCGCCTTATGCCCAGTATTTCGGCAATGACGATCCCGATTGGATCTATGGATGGCAAAATACATTCAGCTATAAGAACCTCTCCCTTACCTTCTCCGTGGATGGCCGCTTAGGCGGACTGATCTACTCCACTACCAACCAAAAAATGTGGTGGGGCGGCACAGCACCCGGCACGGTAACACAATACCGTGATGATGCCAATGCCGGTAAAAACACTTACGTTGGACCAGGAGTAGTGGTAGAATCAGGTACGGTTCAATATGACAGTCACGGCAATATCACTTCCGATACCAGGAAGTTTGCCCCCAACACCACACCTGTTAACTACATCAGCTTTATGCAAACCACCAGCGGGCAGATGCTGAACAACTATTTTTATTACAGCGGCACCTATTTGAAGATGCGCGAGGTGGTGTTGACCTACAACCTGCCTGCCAAAATAACCCGTGGCATTTTCAGCGCGGCCTCTGTATCCTTCATTGGCAATAACCTGTTCTTACTGGCGAAGCTGCCCAATGTAGACCCCGATGCAGAAAGCGACAATTTACAAACGCCGTCCATGCGCAGCATGGGTGTAAACATCAATCTTAAATTTTAA
- a CDS encoding glycoside hydrolase family 16 protein, whose translation MKQLFQILAIAALPVAMAGCGNTQKVAGKYAADGYQLVWADEFNHNGAADSTNWGYEKGFVRNEEWQWYQPENAVCKNGQLVIEARREQKPNPRYTEGSKDWRRSRPTIDYTAACLLTRGKQSWLYGRFEMRGRISIKAGIWPAWWTLGNDKPWPGNGEIDIMEYYRGKLLANIACLGPDRKAEWFSNIFAIDSLGGEKWASQFHVWRMDWTADHIALFLDDVLLNQVALDKLNNKDGSGFNPFRQPHYMLLNLAIGGMNGGDASNTDFPQRFEVDYVRVYQKK comes from the coding sequence TTGAAGCAACTATTTCAGATATTGGCTATTGCGGCGCTACCTGTGGCGATGGCGGGTTGTGGTAATACGCAAAAGGTGGCCGGCAAATATGCGGCGGATGGATACCAGCTGGTGTGGGCAGATGAATTTAACCACAATGGTGCTGCGGATAGCACTAACTGGGGCTATGAAAAAGGCTTTGTGCGCAATGAAGAGTGGCAATGGTACCAACCGGAGAATGCAGTGTGTAAGAACGGTCAGCTGGTGATCGAGGCCCGGCGTGAGCAAAAGCCTAATCCCCGGTATACGGAGGGCAGCAAGGATTGGCGGCGCAGCCGGCCTACGATTGACTATACGGCTGCCTGTCTGCTTACGCGGGGCAAACAATCGTGGTTGTATGGCCGCTTTGAAATGCGGGGCAGGATCAGCATCAAAGCAGGCATCTGGCCCGCCTGGTGGACGCTGGGCAATGATAAACCCTGGCCCGGCAATGGAGAGATCGATATCATGGAATATTACCGCGGCAAGCTGCTGGCCAATATTGCCTGTCTGGGCCCCGACCGCAAAGCGGAATGGTTCAGCAATATTTTTGCCATCGATTCATTGGGTGGTGAAAAATGGGCGAGCCAATTTCATGTATGGCGTATGGACTGGACAGCGGATCATATAGCGCTGTTCCTGGATGATGTGCTGCTCAATCAAGTAGCGCTGGACAAGCTGAACAATAAAGATGGCAGTGGTTTCAATCCCTTCCGTCAGCCACATTATATGCTGCTGAACCTGGCGATAGGCGGGATGAATGGGGGTGATGCTTCCAACACGGATTTCCCGCAGCGGTTTGAGGTGGATTATGTACGGGTGTATCAGAAGAAGTAA
- a CDS encoding SusD/RagB family nutrient-binding outer membrane lipoprotein — MKHIYIIASIAVAISLPACKKFEDFQENPNNPTVADPALLLPRVEQQAFNIISADAALASRYLVYTQGASNAQYYGWQRGGMSYGNISQVVKMEQEAVRIGKPNYRYIGKFLKAHFILEMTQRLGDIPYSKMMQSMMNSTFDSASTRPLYDNQEAIYKGVLDELKLASDSLTADQLAINGDLIYNGSVDKWKKLINAYTLRVLMSLSKKESSTVLNIKQRFNDIVSNPAKYPLLGSNADNGQLKYYNITGNQYPYYNSNSMKTDYYLDSSFVKVLKDLKDPRLFVYGLPATATGLPEGNFDAYDGLVGSQALAYNTAKRGQGKASQINKRYAYEAINEPSVLMSYSEQQFILAEAVTRGWITGNADAWYKQGIEAALVFSNFNNTYASSAIVNYLAQPAITLQPATAIQQIITQKYISQFMNTGWQAFFEQRRTGFPVFETAGPGVLNGGKIPKRWMYPTDEFNNNRVNVENAVKSQFPGGDNINEVMWLIK, encoded by the coding sequence ATGAAACACATATATATTATCGCATCCATTGCAGTGGCGATATCCCTCCCTGCCTGCAAAAAGTTTGAGGACTTCCAGGAGAATCCCAACAACCCTACCGTGGCCGACCCGGCCCTGCTGCTGCCCAGAGTAGAACAACAGGCCTTCAATATTATTTCAGCCGATGCAGCCCTTGCCAGCCGCTACCTGGTATACACACAGGGAGCCAGTAATGCCCAGTATTATGGCTGGCAAAGAGGCGGCATGAGTTATGGCAATATCAGTCAGGTGGTGAAGATGGAACAGGAAGCAGTCCGGATCGGCAAACCCAACTATCGTTATATCGGCAAGTTCCTGAAAGCCCATTTTATCCTGGAAATGACACAGCGCCTGGGCGATATCCCGTATTCAAAAATGATGCAGTCAATGATGAACAGCACCTTTGATTCTGCTTCTACACGCCCCCTCTACGACAACCAGGAGGCGATCTATAAAGGCGTACTGGATGAATTAAAACTGGCCAGCGACTCTTTAACAGCCGACCAGTTGGCTATTAATGGTGACCTGATATACAATGGCAGTGTTGACAAATGGAAGAAGCTGATCAATGCTTATACCCTGCGCGTATTGATGAGCCTGTCGAAGAAGGAAAGCAGTACCGTGCTGAACATTAAGCAACGGTTCAACGACATTGTATCCAACCCCGCTAAATATCCTTTATTAGGTTCCAATGCCGATAATGGTCAATTGAAGTATTATAATATCACCGGTAACCAGTACCCTTATTATAATAGCAATTCCATGAAGACGGACTATTACCTCGACAGTTCATTTGTAAAGGTGCTGAAAGACCTGAAGGATCCCCGGTTATTTGTATATGGCCTGCCTGCCACCGCTACCGGTTTGCCTGAAGGAAATTTCGATGCCTATGATGGATTGGTAGGAAGTCAGGCATTGGCCTACAATACTGCCAAAAGAGGTCAGGGCAAAGCTTCACAGATCAACAAGCGGTATGCTTATGAAGCAATCAACGAACCCAGCGTATTGATGAGCTATTCCGAGCAGCAGTTCATATTGGCCGAAGCCGTTACAAGAGGCTGGATCACCGGTAACGCCGATGCCTGGTACAAGCAAGGCATTGAAGCAGCCCTGGTATTTTCGAACTTTAATAATACCTATGCAAGCAGTGCCATTGTTAATTACCTGGCACAGCCGGCAATCACCCTGCAGCCAGCTACTGCCATTCAGCAGATCATTACCCAGAAATACATCAGCCAGTTCATGAACACAGGCTGGCAGGCCTTTTTCGAACAACGCCGCACTGGTTTTCCTGTTTTTGAAACCGCCGGGCCCGGTGTATTAAATGGCGGTAAGATCCCTAAAAGATGGATGTATCCCACCGACGAGTTCAACAACAACCGGGTGAATGTAGAGAATGCTGTGAAAAGCCAGTTTCCGGGTGGCGACAACATCAATGAGGTGATGTGGCTGATCAAATAA
- a CDS encoding alkaline phosphatase family protein, translated as MNGLIMKKYQLVLLLMTIGSGVMAQGKKVLFVIVDGIAADVIENQPTPFLKSIAKVGGFTRAHVGGERGGYSQTPTISAVGYNSLLTGTWVNKHNVWDNDIAAPNYHYWTIFRFFKQQFPQKKTAVFSSWLDNRTKLVGENMPETGNLTLTHHFDGLELDTAQYPHDKKRDYMHQIDEAVVNNAVDYIKKEAPDLSWVYLEYTDDMGHAHGDSPEYFRAVDLMDKQMGRLWEAIQYRQKQFKEDWVIYITTDHGRDAKTGKGHGGQSDRERSTWIVTNAKGLNDYFKSGNPGIVDIMPSMARFLGLQIPRAQLMEVDGIPLTGTISATDAQAALDNGKLEVTWKATSTKGKAKIWVSTTNAFKEGKEDKYQLLATVPVAAQKAVIDVSALPSGFYKIVIEADHNTLNRWVVVKPKK; from the coding sequence ATGAACGGTTTAATTATGAAGAAATACCAGCTTGTACTCTTGTTAATGACCATCGGATCGGGCGTAATGGCCCAGGGTAAAAAAGTGTTGTTTGTGATCGTTGATGGCATTGCCGCCGATGTGATCGAAAACCAGCCTACCCCATTCCTGAAGTCAATAGCAAAAGTGGGAGGATTTACCCGCGCACATGTAGGCGGAGAAAGAGGCGGTTACTCACAAACCCCCACTATCTCTGCCGTAGGCTACAACTCCTTGCTTACCGGCACCTGGGTCAACAAACACAATGTGTGGGACAATGATATTGCTGCGCCCAACTACCATTACTGGACCATCTTCCGTTTTTTTAAGCAACAATTCCCGCAAAAGAAAACTGCTGTTTTCTCCAGCTGGCTCGACAACAGGACCAAACTGGTGGGCGAGAACATGCCGGAAACCGGCAACCTCACGCTCACACACCATTTCGACGGGCTTGAACTGGATACCGCACAATATCCGCACGACAAAAAACGTGATTACATGCATCAGATAGATGAAGCCGTAGTGAACAATGCCGTCGATTACATCAAAAAAGAAGCCCCCGATCTTTCCTGGGTATACCTGGAATACACAGACGACATGGGGCATGCCCATGGCGACAGTCCGGAATATTTCAGGGCCGTAGACCTGATGGACAAGCAAATGGGTCGGTTATGGGAAGCCATACAATACCGGCAAAAGCAGTTTAAAGAAGACTGGGTAATTTATATTACCACCGATCATGGCCGGGATGCCAAAACAGGCAAAGGCCACGGTGGTCAGTCAGATCGCGAGCGCAGCACCTGGATCGTTACCAATGCCAAAGGATTGAATGATTATTTCAAGTCCGGCAATCCAGGCATTGTAGATATTATGCCCTCCATGGCCCGTTTCCTGGGTTTGCAAATTCCACGTGCCCAACTGATGGAAGTGGACGGCATTCCTTTAACCGGCACTATCTCCGCCACCGATGCACAAGCTGCATTGGACAATGGAAAACTGGAAGTCACCTGGAAAGCCACTTCTACCAAAGGCAAGGCAAAGATCTGGGTATCCACCACCAATGCTTTTAAAGAAGGCAAGGAAGACAAGTACCAGTTACTGGCCACCGTTCCTGTAGCCGCTCAAAAAGCCGTGATCGACGTAAGCGCTTTGCCTTCCGGTTTCTACAAAATAGTCATCGAGGCAGATCACAACACCCTCAACAGATGGGTGGTGGTGAAGCCAAAGAAATAA